The Coffea eugenioides isolate CCC68of chromosome 8, Ceug_1.0, whole genome shotgun sequence genome has a segment encoding these proteins:
- the LOC113781058 gene encoding cadmium-induced protein AS8 has protein sequence MIIKGLFRRYQRWNPVHPTLGAFWGMGLGIGCGVGWGPGFGPEVIGYVGAGCGAGFCVGITLAGIGIGLPANYVYTLPYNALVAARTGALGIAESNSVRSMKNVAGDGWSNLRGTIPGLQQKGSQMLPGFGIRNPLENMLDISNVKNAIFSSSTPMMNELQRIRSHFFPPHKGSKE, from the exons ATGATCATCAAGGGGTTGTTTAGAAGATATCAGCGGTGGAATCCAGTGCATCCAACATTAGGAGCCTTTTGGGGCATGGGATTAGGTATTGGTTGTGGTGTTGGATGGGGGCCTGGTTTTGGTCCTGAGGTGATCGGTTATGTTGGCGCTGGTTGTGGTGCTGGATTTTGTGTTGGGATTACTCTTGCCGGTATCGGCATTGGTCTTCCGGCTAATTATGTCTACACACTTCCTTACAACG CTTTGGTGGCCGCTAGAACTGGTGCTTTGGGGATTGCTGAATCAAATAGTGTACGTAGCATGAAAAATGTTGCAGGGGATGGTTGGTCTAACTTAAGAGGAACTATCCCTGGATTGCAACAGAAAGGAAGTCAAATGTTGCCAGGGTTTGGAATCAGAAATCCTTTAGAGAACATGTTGGACATTTCTAACGTGAAAAACGCAATTTTTTCCAGCTCAACACCTATGATGAACGAGCTACAAAGAATCAGGAGTCACTTCTTTCCTCCGCACAAAG GTTCAAAAGAATGA